One Brassica napus cultivar Da-Ae chromosome A1, Da-Ae, whole genome shotgun sequence genomic region harbors:
- the LOC106370793 gene encoding pathogenesis-related protein 1 yields MKIFNPSQNLILAATIFLLSIVPLRAQDRPQDFLAAHNQARAEVGVGPLRWDNQVAAYARNHANQRKSVGCSMEHSSGGPYGENIAWSSGNLSGVEAVEMWVKEQFDYDYGSNTCAWNKVCGHYTQVVWENSVKLGCAKVRCNNGNTFITCNYDPPGNWVGEWPYGETKIKTII; encoded by the coding sequence ATGAAAATCTTTAACCCATCTCAAAACCTAATCTTAGCAGCAACCATTTTCCTACTGTCTATTGTTCCACTAAGAGCCCAAGACAGGCCACAAGACTTCTTGGCAGCTCATAACCAAGCCCGAGCCGAGGTTGGGGTGGGTCCTTTAAGGTGGGACAACCAGGTGGCTGCTTATGCCCGTAACCATGCAAACCAGCGTAAAAGCGTCGGCTGTTCCATGGAACACTCGAGTGGTGGGCCCTATGGAGAGAACATCGCTTGGAGTAGCGGTAACCTGTCAGGCGTCGAAGCAGTTGAAATGTGGGTGAAGGAGCAATTTGACTACGATTATGGTTCCAACACATGTGCTTGGAACAAAGTGTGCGGCCACTATACGCAGGTTGTGTGGGAAAACTCGGTGAAGTTGGGATGTGCAAAAGTGAGATGTAACAATGGTAATACCTTTATTACTTGCAACTATGATCCTCCCGGTAACTGGGTTGGTGAGTGGCCTTACGgagaaacaaaaattaaaaccatCATTTGA
- the LOC106370782 gene encoding uncharacterized protein LOC106370782 yields the protein MAPLAAMFMLSPPLIQQLPTTTTNNNLQPQPEPSLPVVRCHLPARSSSESSESSRSKFMLWLFGDPATYDKRFQRAIELNCS from the coding sequence ATGGCACCATTAGCTGCGATGTTCATGCTCTCCCCTCCTCTGATTCAGCAGttaccaacaacaacaacaaacaataaTCTGCAGCCACAGCCGGAACCTTCTCTGCCGGTGGTTAGATGTCATCTTCCGGCAAGAAGCTCATCAGAAAGTTCTGAAAGTTCTCGTTCCAAGTTTATGCTTTGGCTGTTTGGTGATCCTGCTACGTATGACAAGAGGTTCCAACGAGCCATTGAACTTAATTGCTCCTGA
- the LOC106370770 gene encoding LL-diaminopimelate aminotransferase, chloroplastic: MSSISSMISSSYSSSFLASSSFNRRTRNACLPMAKRVNTCKCVATPQDKIEYKTNVSRNSNMSKLQAGYLFPEIARRRSAHLLKYPDAQIISLGIGDTTEPIPEVITSAMANKAHELSTVEGYSGYGAEQGAKPLRAALAKTYYNGLGIGEDDIFVSDGAKCDISRLQVMFGSNVTVAVQDPSYPAYVDSSVIMGQTGQFNTDVQKYGNIEYMRCTPENGFFPNLSTVGRTDIIFFCSPNNPTGAAATREQLTQLVEFAKKNGSIIVYDSAYAMYMSDDNPRSIFEIPGAEEVAMETASFSKYAGFTGVRLGWTVIPKQLLYSDGFPVAKDFNRIVCTCFNGASNLSQAGALACLTPQGLEAMHKVVGFYKENTNIIIDTFTSLGYDVYGGKNAPYVWVHFPNQSSWDVFAEILEKTHVVTTPGSGFGPGGEGFVRVSAFGHRENILEACRRFKQLYK, encoded by the exons ATGTCGTCAATTTCTTCAATGATCTCTTCTTCGTATTCATCCTCTTTCTTAGCCTCTTCAAGTTTTAATCGCAG AACTCGAAATGCTTGCTTGCCCATGGCCAAACGGGTCAACACGTGCAAATGCGTTGCAACCCCTCAAGATAAGATCG AATATAAGACAAATGTGTCTCGGAATTCAAACATGTCTAAACTTCAGGCTGGATACCTCTTCCCGGag ATTGCAAGAAGAAGGTCTGCACACTTGCTGAAGTATCCAGATGCGCAAATCATAAGTCTTGGAATAGGAGACACAACTGAGCCCATTCCAGAAGTGATCACTTCTGCAATGGCAAAT AAAGCGCATGAGTTGTCCACAGTAGAGGGATATAGTGGTTATGGTGCTGAACAAGGTGCAAAG CCACTGAGAGCTGCGCTTGCCAAAACATACTACAATGGCCTTGGCATAGGTGAAGATGACATCTTTGTTTCTGATGGTGCCAAATGTGATATCTCACGTCTCCAG GTTATGTTTGGTTCCAATGTCACAGTTGCCGTTCAAGATCCTTCATATCCG GCTTATGTGGACTCCAGTGTTATAATGGGTCAGACAGGACAATTTAACACAGATGTACAAAAGTATGGGAACATCGAGTACATGAGATGCACTCCAGAGAACGGCTTCTTCCCAAACTTATCCACTGTTGGTAGGACGGACATAATCTTCTTCTGTTCCCCAAATAACCCTACTGGTGCAGCTGCCACGAGGGAGCAACTGACTCAGTTAGTAGAGTTTGCAAAGAAGAACGGATCAATCATAGTGTATGATTCCGCATATGCAATGTACATGTCTGATGATAACCCACGCTCCATTTTCGAAATCCCTGGAGCAGAAGAG GTGGCAATGGAGACAGCTTCCTTCAGTAAATACGCTGGTTTCACTGGAGTTAGACTTGGTTGGACCGTCATACCGAAACAGCTGCTCTATTCAGACGGCTTCCCTGTAGCAAAAGACTTCAATAGAATTGTATGCACTTGTTTCAACGGCGCCTCTAATCTCTCCCAAGCTGGTGCTCTTGCTTGCCTTACACCACAAGGACTTGAG GCAATGCACAAGGTGGTTGGGTTCTATAAAGAGAACACGAACATAATCATAGACACATTCACTTCTCTTGGGTATGATGTGTATGGAGGAAAGAATGCGCCTTACGTTTGGGTTCACTTCCCGAACCAAAGCTCGTGGGATGTGTTTGCTGAGATTCTGGAGAAGACTCATGTGGTTACGACTCCAGGGAGTGGGTTTGGACCTGGAGGTGAAGGGTTTGTTCGTGTTAGCGCCTTTGGTCACAGAGAGAACATCTTGGAGGCATGTCGGAGATTCAAGCAGCTTTACAAATGA
- the LOC106360534 gene encoding DUF21 domain-containing protein At4g33700 has protein sequence MAAELVCCEANFFIHIAVIAFLVLFAGLMSGLTLGLMSLSLVDLEVLAKSGTPQHRKYAEKILPVVKNQHLLLVTLLVCNAAAMETLPIFLDALVTAWGAILISVTLILLFGEIIPQSICSRYGLAIGATVAPFVRVLVFVCLPVAWPISKLLDFLLGHRRAALFRRAELKTLVDFHGNEAGKGGELTHDETTIIAGALELSEKMVKDAMTPISDIFVIDINARLDRDLMNLILEKGHSRVPVYYEQPTNIIGLVLVKNLLTINPDDETPVKSVTIRRIPRVPETLPLYDILNEFQKGLSHMAVVVRQCDKIHPLPSKDAKDERVKEVQVDVDGEGTPQERMLRTKRSLQKWKSFPNRASSFKRSKTKKWSKDNDADILHLNGNPLPKLAEEEEAVGIITMEDVIEELLQEEIFDETDHHFEDS, from the exons ATGGCGGCGGAGCTTGTGTGTTGTGAGGCGAACTTCTTCATACACATAGCTGTGATAGCGTTTCTTGTGCTGTTCGCTGGGCTCATGTCTGGTTTGACATTGGGTCTTATGTCCTTGAGTCTCGTTGATCTCGAGGTTCTTGCTAAATCCGGTACTCCCCAGCATCGCAAATACGCTG AAAAGATATTACCAGTGGTGAAGAATCAGCATCTGTTGCTTGTCACTTTACTTGTATGCAATGCAGCTGCTATGGAG ACGCTTCCTATTTTTCTTGATGCTCTTGTCACGGCATGGGGTGCCATTTTGATCTCAGTTACACTGATTCTTCTCTTTGGTGAG ATTATACCTCAGTCTATTTGTTCACGTTATGGTTTGGCCATTGGTGCAACAGTGGCTCCCTTTGTCCGTGTCCTAGTCTTTGTCTGCTTACCAGTTGCATGGCCGATTAGCAAG CTGCTGGACTTTCTATTGGGTCATCGTCGTGCAGCGCTTTTCCGAAGAGCTGAGCTTAAAACACTTGTGGACTTTCATGGAAACGAG GCTGGGAAGGGCGGAGAGTTGACTCATGACGAAACGACAATCATTGCAGGAGCTCTTGAACTCTCTGAGAAAATGGTCAAGGATGCAATGACACCAATCTCTGATATATTTGTTATTGATATCAATGCCAGACTAGACAG GGATTTGATGAACTTGATTCTTGAGAAAGGGCATAGCAGAGTTCCAGTTTACTATGAGCAGCCAACTAACATCATCGGCCTTGTTCTG GTAAAGAACTTACTGACCATCAACCCAGATGATGAAACACCCGTCAAGAGTGTCACAATAAGAAGGATTCCGAG AGTACCAGAAACCTTGCCTTTATACGACATATTGAATGAGTTCCAGAAAGGACTCAGCCACATGGCTGTTGTGGTGAGGCAGTGCGACAAAATTCACCCCTTACCTTCTAAAGATGCTAAAGACG AGAGGGTTAAGGAAGTACAAGTGGATGTGGATGGTGAAGGAACTCCTCAAGAGAGAATGTTAAGGACTAAGAGATCGCTTCAGAAGTGGAAGAGCTTTCCAAATCGTGCAAGTTCGTTTAAGAGAAGTAAAACCAAGAAGTGGTCAAAGGACAATGACGCAGACATCTTGCATTTGAATGGCAATCCGCTGCCTAAACTagccgaggaagaagaagctgttggaaTCATTACTATGGAAGATGTTATTGAGGAACTTCTGCAG GAGGAGATCTTCGACGAAACAGATCACCATTTTGAAGACTCGTGA
- the LOC106360626 gene encoding protein FAM133 — translation MDLETENRIASILLREAAELRRQAEKEGVRAYLEKPNVRHRPNSRFLTATVLGVQQANKAVETDEMWRLRRAEVEFDERLKRKSREESCGSGQSEEGDRRSFGKRCTSVDENVAGSSPSSSQSRNKRWQRDGDDDGKGLGDVEVETFLQSRVKRGRGSVGPKMDEPFPCLHVPKPSRTSYTGGECKLVSQPEKRPILRHHTDSSSSSSSSDDEAHERTHRKRKERKQKRSKRHKSKEEKRDRKEKRREKKKRKHDRD, via the exons ATGGATCTGGAAACTGAGAATCGGATAGCTTCGATTCTGTTAAGAGAAGCAGCGGAGTTGAGGAGACAAGCTGAGAAGGAAGGAGTCCGAGCTTATCTTGAGAAGCCTAATGTAAGGCATCGACCTAACTCCAGGTTTCTCACCGCTACTGTTCTTGGTGTTCAACAAG CAAACAAAGCTGTAGAGACCGATGAGATGTGGAGGCTTCGTCGCGCAGAGGTTGAGTTTGATGAGAGGCTCAAAAGAAAATCAAGAGAAGAGAGCTGTGGCAGTGGCCAAAGTGAAGAGGGCGATAGGAGGAGTTTTGGTAAGAGATGCACTTCAGTTGATGAGAATGTTGCTGGCTCTTCACCGTCGTCAAGTCAGAGCAGAAACAAAAGATGGCAacgtgatggtgatgatgatggaaAAGGGTTGGGAGATGTCGAGGTTGAGACTTTTCTCCAATCAAG GGTTAAGCGTGGCAGAGGCTCTGTTGGTCCTAAGATGGATGAACCATTTCCTTGTCTTCATGTGCCGAAACCCTCAAGAACTTCTTATACAGGAGGAGAATGCAAGTTAGTTTCACAGCCAGAGAAACGGCCTATATTGAGACATCACacagattcttcttcttcttcttcttcttccgatgATGAAGCTCATGAGCGTACtcatagaaaaagaaaagagcgTAAGCAGAAACGTAGTAAGAGGCACAAGTCAAAAGAGGAGAAAAGAGATAGGAAGGAGAAGaggagagaaaagaaaaagagaaaacatgATAGGGACTAG
- the LOC106370805 gene encoding pathogenesis-related protein 1: MFRKVSIEALVLLLLTIYLTQIDVSFAQYYQYPQSHDSPDSYLRPHNVARAMVRVKPLRWDFGLATVAQDYANQLASGPCSLEHSSGPYGENLAMGSGDMSPAQAVAMWINEKSYYDYYSNSCHDSACGHYTQVVWRGSARLGCGKGVCGNGASIIVCNYDPAGNYIGTKPY, translated from the coding sequence atgtttCGTAAGGTCTCTATAGAAGCCTTGGTTCTCCTACTTCTCACCATCTACTTGACCCAAATCGATGTTTCTTTCGCACAATATTATCAGTATCCGCAGTCCCATGACTCTCCAGACAGCTATCTCAGACCACACAACGTAGCCCGAGCCATGGTCAGAGTCAAGCCTCTAAGATGGGACTTTGGCCTAGCCACTGTGGCTCAGGACTACGCAAATCAACTAGCATCCGGTCCATGCAGCCTCGAGCATTCCTCTGGACCATATGGAGAGAACCTTGCAATGGGAAGTGGAGATATGTCACCGGCTCAGGCTGTTGCAATGTGGATAAATGAAAAGTCGTATTATGATTATTACTCAAACTCGTGCCACGACTCGGCTTGTGGACACTACACGCAGGTCGTGTGGCGTGGATCTGCTCGGCTCGGTTGTGGTAAGGGTGTGTGTGGTAATGGTGCAAGTATTATTGTGTGTAACTATGACCCCGCAGGCAATTATATTGGGACTAAACCATATTGA